The following DNA comes from Lentibacillus sp. Marseille-P4043.
GGTAGTTAATTGTTTCTGGCTTTTTGACCTCACCATATGACCAAGAGCGAATTTTCTCAGATGAAGCTAAACCAATTTTCATATACTCAAAGTTATTTACATCTAGCAAGGGGCCTACCTCCCTTTTAGTGTCCGATTTTAAAAACAAAGGCGTAAGCGTCCGGGTAGCGACGTATGGACTAGACTTCCCCGCATGAGATAAAGGAAACATGCCCCCTGTAAAAGGGGTATGCCGACGTTGGGTGCAAATCCCGTTTTTAGTCGGCCTTCCTTTAGACTAGAGTCGATGTTGACTTATCGCAAGGAGGAGAAGGAAGTCCACTAGTCGCTGGACGCTGGAGCCGGCCGTGGCCAGGCCTGCTGTCCAACGTACGCCTTATGCTAGTTTTAGTTTCCACAGTTATGATTAAGAATGCTGGCTTGAACCCGATGCTTTGAGCCAACACTCTGCTGCTTACTTTTAGTTTTGTTCAACTTCTAAGTTAAGTTTGCTCGCTGCTTGCGTTTCCTCTTCCTCAATATCGCGCATTTCAATTTCTTCTTCATCACTTGAGAGGATCTTAACGTCTAATCCAAGACTCTGAAGTTCTTTAATCAATACCTTGAATGACTCTGGAACTCCCGGCTCTGGAACGTTATCACCTTTAACAATTGATTCATACGTTTTGACACGACCTACGACATCATCGGATTTAACCGTTAAGATTTCTTGAAGTGTATATGCAGCCCCGTAAGCTTCAAGTGCCCAAACTTCCATTTCACCAAATCGTTGTCCACCAAATTGCGCCTTACCACCAAGTGGTTGTTGGGTAACAAGAGAATATGGTCCAGTTGATCTTGCGTGTAATTTATCGTCAACCATGTGGGCTAGTTTAATCATGTACATGACACCGACAGATACTCGATTATCAAATGGTTCCCCTGTTCTTCCATCGTACAATATGGTTTTTGCGTCTTTTGGCATGCCGGCTTCTTCTAATGTTTCCCAGACATCTTCTTCTCTTGCACCATCAAACACTGGTGTTGCAACGTGAATGCCTAACTGCCGTGCTGCGATTCCTAAGTGTAGTTCAAATACCTGTCCGATATTCATTCTCGATGGAACACCTAGTGGGTTAAGCATAATGTCAACCGGAGTCCCATCAGGCAAGAATGGCATATCTTCTTCAGGTAGTATCTTTGAAATAACCCCTTTATTACCATGACGGCCGGCCATTTTATCGCCTTCATGTATTTTACGTTTTTGAACGATATAGACACGAACAAGCTGGTTCACACCTGGTGGTAGTTCGTCACCATCTTCACGATTGAAAATCTTAACATCTAGGACGATTCCACCCGCACCATGTGGTACACGTAACGATGTGTCCCTAACTTCACGAGCTTTTTCACCGAAAATCGCATGCAGCAAACGCTCTTCAGCAGACAATTCCGTAACGCCTTTTGGTGTCACTTTACCTACTAGAATATCACCGTCTGAAACTTCTGCACCAATACGGATGATTCCTTGCTCGTTGATATTTTTCAATGCATCTTCCCCAACGTTCGGAATATCTCTTGTGATTTCCTCAGGTCCGAGCTTTGTGTCACGAGATTCTGACTCGTATTCCTCAATGTGGATGGAAGTATAAACATCATCTTTCACAAGACGTTCACTCATAATAATCGCATCCTCATAGTTATAGCCTTCCCAAGTCATAAAGGCAACTAACGGATTACGACCAAGTGCTAACTCGCCATTTTCCATTGACGGACCATCTGCTAGGATTTCACCTTTTGTTACGCGATCACCCGCGCTAACAATCGGACGTTGGTTATAGCATGTTCCTTGGTTGGAACGAATGTATTTTTGCATTTTATAACGATCCAAATCACCTTTAACTTCTTTTCCGTCAACCTCAGAAATACGACGGACAAATACTTCTTTTGCCTCTACATGTTCAACAACCCCGCCATGTCGGCAAATGATTGCGGCACCTGAATCTTTTCCTGAAACATATTCCATTCCAGTCCCAACAAGTGGTGCCTCTGGATTCATCAATGGTACTGCTTGCCGTTGCATGTTTGCACCCATTAAAGCACGGTTCGAGTCATCGTTTTCCAAGAAGGGAATACACGCAGTTGCTGCCGAAACAACCTGCTTAGGTGATACGTCCATATAATCAATACGATCTCTTGGTACAGCGGTGTTTTCCCCGCGGAAGCGCGCAATAACTTCCTCATCCTCAAAACTCCCATCCTCATTGAGGTGAGCGTTTGCCTGTGCTACCACGTAATTATCTTCTTCGTCAGCTGTTAAGTAATCGATTTTAGCAGTTACCTTACCTGTATCAGGATCCACTCTGCGATATGGTGTTTCAATAAAGCCGAATGTATTTACTTTAGCGTAACTTGATAAAGAGTTAATCAACCCGATATTCGGTCCCTCAGGCGTCTCGATTGGACACATCCGACCGTAGTGAGAATAGTGTACGTCACGCACTTCAAAGCCCGCACGTTCACGTGTTAATCCCCCGGGTCCAAGTGCTGAGAGACGACGTTTATGGGTCAGTTCAGCCAATGGATTTGTTTGATCCATAAACTGAGACAGCTGCGAACTACCAAAGAATTCTTTAATAGAAGCGATAACCGGTCGAATGTTGATCAACTGCTGCGGTGTAATGCTCGATGTATCCTGGATCGACATCCGTTCACGTACAACACGTTCCATACGTGACAAACCAATGCGGAATTGGTTCTGTAGCAATTCACCAACAGAACGTAATCTTCTGTTACCCAAGTGATCAATGTCATCTGTATCGCCAACTCGGTGCAACAAGTTAAAGAAATAGCTGATAGCAGATAAAATATCAGCTGGCATAATATTTTTTACACCTTTATCAATCCCGGCATTTCCGATAATATTTAATTGTCTTTCACCACTTGGGTCTGTTGGATCAACAATTTTTACCGACTGAACACGAATTGGGTCTTCTAAAACCCCATCATGTGGTTCAAGCGTTTTTTCACCAAGCATATCCTCTTCCTTTTCAAGATAAGGAAGTAGTTTGTTAAGTAGTTTGCGTTCTAATCTATCACCTTTTTGTGCTAATACTTCACCAGTCTCCTGATCAACAACTGTTTCGGCTAACACTTGGTTAAATAAGCGATTTTTGATGTGCAGCTTTTTGTTCATTTTATAACGACCAACATGTGCTAGGTCATAACGTTTAGGATCAAAAAAGCGGGAAATCAATAGACTTTTCGCATTATCAACGGTAGGTGGCTCTCCCGGGCGTAACCGCTCATAGATTTCTAACAATGCCTTTTCCGTTGTTTCAGTATTATCTTTGTCTAATGTATTCTTCAGATATTCATTTTCACCTATTAGGTCCATGATTTCTTGGTCTGTACCAAATCCAAGCGCACGTAATAACACGGTAATTGGTAACTTACGTGTTCGGTCGATTCGGACATAAGCGACATCTTTCGCATCCGTTTCAAATTCCAGCCATGCACCACGGTTTGGAATCACAGTTGCGGTAATGCCTCTTTTACCGTTTTTATCAATTTTTTCGTTGTAATAGACACTAGGAGAACGAACAAGTTGCGATACAATAACGCGTTCTGCCCCATTAATAACAAATGTACCTGTATCTGTCATTAGTGGAAAGTCTCCCATAAATACTTCTTGCTCTTTCACTTCACCGGTTTCATTGTTAATTAAACGAACCTTCACACGAAGCGGAGCATTATACGTTACATCCCTTTCCTTGGATTCATCCACAGGATATTTAGGTTCACCTAAACTATAATCAACAAACTCCAATGATAGGTTACCCGTGAAATCCTCAATTGGCGAAATGTCCTGAAACATTTCCCGTAAACCTTCTTCTAAAAACCATTGATAAGAAGCGGTTTGAATTTCGATTAGATTCGGTAATTCTAATACCTCACTGATGCGCGCATAGCTCCTGCGTTGGCGGTGCCGTCCATATTGAACTAGTTGACCTGTCAACTGCTTCACCTCTCAAATCAAGCATTTTTCATAGACACTTCTTGAAAAATGACTATTATATTAGAAAAACGTAAGCTGAAATGCTACGAATCATTTCAGTCATGTTTTTCGGATCCTAAAATTGTAGTTAAATTTTCCTAGAAACTCTAATTGCTAAACATGCTGAACAAACTTGTAATCAAGGTCATTACAAGTACCACTACCATCCATTCCTCTTTCATATGAAATTAGAATAGTATTGTATCCCTTGCATCAGCAGGAAATCAATTATTTAAAGATAAAAAATAGAAAAAAGGCTTTTCAGTTAAAAAACCTTATACATCATTTCTCATTTTAGTCGTCATTCTATCATAATCAAGAATTTATACGATTTTATCATTGTCTCCGTTTACTGATGAAATATACGTTTCATTTTTCACGAAAATTCCCCTTGACAAAGGAAGTCCCATGTTAGCATTTTACTATAATATCATAAGAGTATCGCAAGGTCAAATCAAAAGTTGATATGTTTTTTATATTTTCTTAGCGCGTAAAATAAAATATCCTTTTGAACGCGCAGCAATTTCTACTTCACCAAAGAGGGTTTGTAGTTTATCCTTGGCTGATGGTGCACCTTGCTTCTTTTGAATAACAACCCATAATTCACCACGATCCAATAGTGCATGCTTACCCTCTTCAAACATAGCATGAACAACCTGTTTGCCTGCTCTTATCGGAGGGTTTGTGATAATGGCAGCGAATTTCCGATGTGCTAAATGCGAAAATCGGTCGCTGTACACAAATTCAACATTTTGAACGTTGTTATGAGCCACATTTCTTTCAGCTAACTTTAACGCACGTTCATTAACATCCGCTAGCACAACATTCCGATCCCGAAAATTATCCGCCAAGGTCATTCCAATTGGCCCATACCCACAACCGAGATCAAGTAAATCACCGGCTATATTAGGTTCTGCAAATTGTTCAATAAGTAGCTTGGAGCCAAAATCAACATCATCCTTTGAAAACACACCATGGTCACTTGTGAATATATAGTTTTTTCCTTTTAATTGATATTTCCATGTCTTGGGTGAACTTTTAGATTGGGGTTTTTGTGAAAAGTAATGCTCAGACATTTGGGCACCCACTTTGTTATAGTGTTTAAAACCAGAGAAGATAAACTAATATATTGAAAGCTCGCCGTTAATCCGACGAGCTTTCCTATTATTACTTAACTTCGACTGTTGCTCCAGCTTCTTCAAGTTTACCTTTAACTTCTTCAGCATCCTCTTTAGAAACGCCTTCTTTAATTGCTTTAGGAGCGTTATCTACTAAGTCTTTAGCGTCTTTTAAGCCAAGACCAGTGATTTCGCGTACAGCTTTAACAACTTTGATTTTTGATGCGCCAGCACTTTCAAGTACTACATCAAATTCAGTTTGTTCTTCAGCAGCTTCTCCACCTGCTGCTCCGCCTGCTACTGCAACTGGAGCTGCAGCAGTTACTCCGAATTCTTCTTCGATCGCTTTAACTAGATCGTTTAAATCTAAAACTGACATTTCTTTAATAGCATCAATAATTTGCTCTTTAGTCATGATTTATTTCCTCCTAATTTCGTGTGTTTTTTTATAACGATAGGCACAAATTATGCGCCTTGTTCTTCTTTTTGTTCTGCGATAGCTTTTGCAGCGTACGCAAAGTTACGCACAGGTGCTTGAAGCACGCTAAGCAACATAGATACCATACCATCGTAATTTGGCAGATTACCAAGCTCTTTAATTTGTTCAAGTGTAGCAATCTTGCCTTCGATCACGCCGCCTTTTATTTCTAATGCATCATGTTCTTTAGCAAAGTTGTTCAAAATTTTCGCTGGCGCTACTACATCATCATTACTGAACGCGACTGCTGTAGGCCCAACTAATACTTCCGACAACTCACCCAATTCTACTGAATCAGCTGCACGACGTGTCATGGAGTTTTTGTAAACTTTGAAGTCAACACCAGCTTCGCGAAGTTGCTTACGTAGTTCTGTAACCTCCGCGACATCAAGGCCACGATAATCGACTAATAATGTAGATTGGCTAGCTTGAAATTTATCAGCAATTTCTTTTACTAGTTGTTTTTTAGTCTCAATAATTCCAGACATTGTTCCACCTCCTATTCGTACTTCTCATTATACCGGACTCGAAAACGCGAACTGCATACCCAATCAAAACTCAAAGGGGAAGAGCAGTTCCGCTAGACGTCAAGATAGATAAAGCCTCCATGCAGACATGGAGGCTTTTTATAACAAACGAAAATCAAAGATGATCTTATTTGTCTTCTAAACACCTCGGCAGGAAATTAAGCGAATGATTCGCACCTACTGTCTACGGTACAACGTATTTATTTTCATAACGAAATTTAGTATACCTAATAGCGGTTTAAAAGTCAACAAAAAATTA
Coding sequences within:
- the rpoB gene encoding DNA-directed RNA polymerase subunit beta, giving the protein MTGQLVQYGRHRQRRSYARISEVLELPNLIEIQTASYQWFLEEGLREMFQDISPIEDFTGNLSLEFVDYSLGEPKYPVDESKERDVTYNAPLRVKVRLINNETGEVKEQEVFMGDFPLMTDTGTFVINGAERVIVSQLVRSPSVYYNEKIDKNGKRGITATVIPNRGAWLEFETDAKDVAYVRIDRTRKLPITVLLRALGFGTDQEIMDLIGENEYLKNTLDKDNTETTEKALLEIYERLRPGEPPTVDNAKSLLISRFFDPKRYDLAHVGRYKMNKKLHIKNRLFNQVLAETVVDQETGEVLAQKGDRLERKLLNKLLPYLEKEEDMLGEKTLEPHDGVLEDPIRVQSVKIVDPTDPSGERQLNIIGNAGIDKGVKNIMPADILSAISYFFNLLHRVGDTDDIDHLGNRRLRSVGELLQNQFRIGLSRMERVVRERMSIQDTSSITPQQLINIRPVIASIKEFFGSSQLSQFMDQTNPLAELTHKRRLSALGPGGLTRERAGFEVRDVHYSHYGRMCPIETPEGPNIGLINSLSSYAKVNTFGFIETPYRRVDPDTGKVTAKIDYLTADEEDNYVVAQANAHLNEDGSFEDEEVIARFRGENTAVPRDRIDYMDVSPKQVVSAATACIPFLENDDSNRALMGANMQRQAVPLMNPEAPLVGTGMEYVSGKDSGAAIICRHGGVVEHVEAKEVFVRRISEVDGKEVKGDLDRYKMQKYIRSNQGTCYNQRPIVSAGDRVTKGEILADGPSMENGELALGRNPLVAFMTWEGYNYEDAIIMSERLVKDDVYTSIHIEEYESESRDTKLGPEEITRDIPNVGEDALKNINEQGIIRIGAEVSDGDILVGKVTPKGVTELSAEERLLHAIFGEKAREVRDTSLRVPHGAGGIVLDVKIFNREDGDELPPGVNQLVRVYIVQKRKIHEGDKMAGRHGNKGVISKILPEEDMPFLPDGTPVDIMLNPLGVPSRMNIGQVFELHLGIAARQLGIHVATPVFDGAREEDVWETLEEAGMPKDAKTILYDGRTGEPFDNRVSVGVMYMIKLAHMVDDKLHARSTGPYSLVTQQPLGGKAQFGGQRFGEMEVWALEAYGAAYTLQEILTVKSDDVVGRVKTYESIVKGDNVPEPGVPESFKVLIKELQSLGLDVKILSSDEEEIEMRDIEEEETQAASKLNLEVEQN
- a CDS encoding class I SAM-dependent methyltransferase, with the translated sequence MSEHYFSQKPQSKSSPKTWKYQLKGKNYIFTSDHGVFSKDDVDFGSKLLIEQFAEPNIAGDLLDLGCGYGPIGMTLADNFRDRNVVLADVNERALKLAERNVAHNNVQNVEFVYSDRFSHLAHRKFAAIITNPPIRAGKQVVHAMFEEGKHALLDRGELWVVIQKKQGAPSAKDKLQTLFGEVEIAARSKGYFILRAKKI
- the rplL gene encoding 50S ribosomal protein L7/L12 — its product is MTKEQIIDAIKEMSVLDLNDLVKAIEEEFGVTAAAPVAVAGGAAGGEAAEEQTEFDVVLESAGASKIKVVKAVREITGLGLKDAKDLVDNAPKAIKEGVSKEDAEEVKGKLEEAGATVEVK
- the rplJ gene encoding 50S ribosomal protein L10; the protein is MSGIIETKKQLVKEIADKFQASQSTLLVDYRGLDVAEVTELRKQLREAGVDFKVYKNSMTRRAADSVELGELSEVLVGPTAVAFSNDDVVAPAKILNNFAKEHDALEIKGGVIEGKIATLEQIKELGNLPNYDGMVSMLLSVLQAPVRNFAYAAKAIAEQKEEQGA